The Castor canadensis chromosome 12, mCasCan1.hap1v2, whole genome shotgun sequence genome contains the following window.
AGCTCATTTTAATAGAGAAAGGGAACAAGGACAAAGGGAGACTTGGTTCTGTAGTGTGTTTTATATTTGAGCCATATACTTatcaataaaattgtttttctaaacaGGCACCGGTGGCTTCCACCTGTAAGCCTAactttttgggaggctgagaccaagaggattacagtttgaggccagactgggcaaatagttcacaagaccccatctccaaaataacccgagcaaaatggactggaggtgtggctcaagtggcagagtgcctattTTACatctgtgaagccctgagttcaagccccagttttACTGAGTAGTTCCTGCCCTCCTGTAGTTTTGAGGTAAAGTGGGGGTACAAGTAAAGTGAATGCTCTTCTCTAGAGCCATCTCAGAAGCAGCTAGTAGGGGAGGACTGACATGGGGTTGTCCCTGTATATGCAGGCCCCACCCAGGTGGAATTTCCTGGCATTGGTGCCAAACAGGAAGCAGGATGAGTCTGCAGCTGCTGCCTCCTTCCCCTTGGCAGATTCCCCCACTGCCATCAGCACCTCCTCTTCCATGCCTGGCCTCTGGTCTCTGAGGAAACAAGGCTATTTCTGTCCGAGTTTGAGGTTTAAGGTTGGGCAGAGTGCACTTAAGGTGGCTGCTGACATCCTGGGTGCTCATGGCTCCCTCACCTCCCCTTCTAAGTCCTCTTGCAGCTGGTCATCCTACTGTCAGCTTGTTGGCTCAGCCTCCACCTGCCAGTGTCCCTGCAGCAGCCCTAGCTGGCCTGCTTAAGCTGAGAGTGAGCTCCTCTGTTGCCCTGGAACTCTTCATTTGTAGACCAGCTCCAGTTTTTTTCCTGAGTGTTCACCCTGTgctccctgcctgcctgcctgcccactCAGTTCACTCTCTCCTATGGACTCACTCTGTGGAACTCACCTGGCTTTCCATGGCTTCCCTCAGCTACTAAGGGCAACATAAATGAAACTAGCCTGAGGAAGGGGACTGATCTTTTTGGTCACTGGCCATCTCTGAAATGAGAACCCCATCTGGTCCACAGCCTGAGTGTGGTTCCATGCTCTGGGTCCTGCCTCCTCCTCTAGGCAAAATTAAGCATAATGAGAAGCATCCTTTCTGGGCCCAGTGGAGGACCAGGCATGACCTGACTTGCAGTCTTCTAGAGTAGAGAAGGATCAGAGCCAGCCATCAGGCTATTGCCACAACAGAACCACTGCAGGTGTGCTTCACAGGGATGGCCCAGATGGACCCTCTTACACAGTGGAGTTGGGCCCACGGTAAGAGGTTACTTAGGTAGGATCCAAGCCTTGACTCTGAATTGGAACTGACCTGTGAAGTGGGCATTGAGGCTGCAGACTTGCCAACTTCCTATTTCACCTCTTCTAATTTTTGTCTTCACAATAATCACATgaaatgtgttttctctctttaacATGATTTTGATCAGCAAGAGGGCCCCTCCAGCCTTTGCATTGGGCAGTGTCAGGAGCTGCATCTGCAAATGGGCAAACACATCAGTGACAAGAAGAGCCTGAGGAAACAGTGATCTTAGTTCCTGCAGAACTAACTGAACAGCACCCAGTAACTAGGTGATGAGGATCATCAGTGTGTATCAGTTAGCCACAGATCTTCACCTGTGAGAAGGCGCCCACAGTCTGCAATCACTGTCTTATATATATACTGCCTCGAAGCCAGCCTCCCAGAGAGATAGCCCTTTAGATCAGCTAGCTTATAAAAATAGTTGTCTACCACTCCCTTGCTTCTAGACCAGTTGCTTCTGTTGTGCGGCAGGCTGGCCAAGCCTTTTGGGTGGTAACACTTCTACTGACCCTACTGTGGGACCACGCAGCCAGTAGAAAAGCAGaggacaaaataaataattcccgTCCTCCTTAGAAGGGCCTGGGGCTGAGGAGAAGCTAGACCTGAAAACTTCTTCAAGgaagtagacacacacacacacacacacctcggCCCCAAATTATTTGTcttcatcattaaaaaaacaaggttTCCTGGGCATACATGTAGAAAATCTGTTTTTCCCTCCCCTTTGCCTATTCTACAGGGAGCTGAAGACTTCAGGGAAGCTCTGACTTAAGGACAACTCGATGGCCCTAGGTGAGGAAGAGGCAGAGGTGGAAGCATCTGTGAGCACAAAGGCCCAATCCTGCAGGAGGCAGAGCTGCCAGGATCGAGAGCTGCCTCCCCAGGGCCCTGAGCCAGAGCAGCCCCCATGTCTGGAAGCTAAAAGAAGCACTGTCTCTTCTGAATGGGAGGCAGAGGGGCTACCCGCCCCTGCCTGCTGGCCTGAGGCTGACCCTGGAAGTGCCTCTGGAGCTTACCTGGCATGTGCCATTACTTCCAGAGAGCCAATAGTGGATGGGTATAAGACTGCCTTCTGTGGCCCGCTTCCACCTGCCAGCATGGGGACTAGAGATCTTTTGCCCTCTGCAGAAAGCCAGGTAGGTATTAAGGCAGATGACACTGGGTTGGCCCAGTGCTATCCTTGCATTGTGTATGCCAGCATTTCTTTGCCATCTTCCCAGTCACTGTGCAGGGTGGAGAGTTGGGGGAGCCTGGGTATGAGGTTCTTGTTTTCAGGTTTGCCTGGAGAGCTGGCCTTGGGGCCAGCGGGTGGCTCTTTGCTCTGTTGCTCAAGAGTGTCACTGGAGACCATTTGAGAATTAGAGATAGTATGGTCAGGAGCCTGGCACCCAGAGGGCTAGGTCAGAAGGCTCTGACAAAGGAAGCCTCATCCTGTTTCTGACTTGGTGATCTGAAGGCTTCAGGCAGACCCTCAGGAGACTTGGGAAAGGAGGGCTCTAGGCTCCTGAGAGCTCTGAATCAGAATCCTCTTGGGACCAAGGGATCTGTCAGAACACTGACCCTGGCTGAGGAGAATTTCTTGGGCCTACCCTCTTCCCCCAAGTGGGAATCATGGGACAGTGAATCTTCCCATCACCAACTCTTTTAAACCCTCATCATAATTGGAGGTGACCTAAATGATCTGTCCCTTCTTGCTCTTACATCCTATTATGTTTTGTGTGCCAAGGCCTTTCCTGGGAACGATTTTGATCTTCTCAATGTCACCGTGGCCTTAGCTGTGCTTGCTTCCTCCATAGAGCTCCATACTGTGAGGAGACTGTGAGTGGGACTGCAAGAGAAGGACAACTAGGCCCCATGTGGATAGGTGGGTGGGGGTCTGGCACCTGTGAGTCAGATTGGATTGGGCAGAAAGCAAATCAGCAAGCCCGGAAATGGACTGTCTCACAGAAGTGAGCTTACCGTCCTGCCTGTTGGTGTTGGGCTTTTACTATGCTTTGCTGTGAATCCTGTCCTGAGGAGGCAGTGCTGTTGGTTTCCACTCTACAGAGCAGAGAAGCAAGGTCCGCAAGTCCTACCTCTGGAAGGTGGCAGAGTTAGGAGAGGATATCAGGTCTGGTCTGGTAAAGCCGATCCCTAATCACTCTGCTGCCCTTCTCCCTTTGGGGGTGAGCTCTTCACTGAGCAGCATTAAAAATTCAGAACctaaggactggcagagtggctcaagttacaGGGCGCTGTCTAgtgagtgtgagaccctgagttcaaaccccagtaccaccaaagaaaaaaaattcaaggtgaCTCATGGGAGCTGAACAGGGTGTGGCCTGGTGAGGCCTGCTGGATCTCCTGTCAGTGACAGTGATTGAGGGTTTTGCCTGCCTGGCACGTGCTTCTCAGAGGAGAGGCAATGATTCCCAGCTTCAGCATAACAGAGCTGTCTATGTTCCTTCAAACTGGGTATCTGTGGAGGAAGAACTTTCGAAAGGCCTAGAGGTGGGGATCAGGTGGAGACTTCCAGGGGCAGGATGAGTCTGGAGCCAGCCACTAGCAGTACCACTCTGATCCTTACCTCAGACAAGCTTTTTATTTGGAGATCTTCCCTGAATACCATTGGGGCCCACAAGGAAAACTTCTGGGTTGTCATTTAAGAAGAaatttggtttggttattttcagTTGAGTACCTTTTTCCCACTTATTATTGCAGATGGAGGAGACCAAGCTTTCTGTCTCCGAGGAGCTATCTCAGAGTGTTAGTGTCCCCAGAACTACGGCTCTTTGCTCAGGACATGATGCTGATACCGAAGATAACCCATCCTCAGGTGATTCGCCTCTGGGGCTGGGCCTCAGCCAGCAGCCTCACCTCTCAAGTTTCCCTTTCTTATCACGGTGGAAGCCCATGGTGAGCCCAGGTGCTCCTCCACTCTCCAGCAAAAGCATCTCTGTCTCTTCCATGGCCAGTAGTCTCCAGGGTCACCAAGAGAAGGTGGAACCTCAAAATAACTCCTTTGCCAAGGTTTCCTCTCTGGAACTGGTTATACCCCAGGGGCTCCCCTCTGTTATGGGGCCAGGGCCTCGACTCCAAGGGTCATCACGGCCTTTGGTCTCGGGGGGTGATGCTACTGGTCAGGGCAGGAGGCATCTTTCCTTCCAGGCTGAGTACTGGGCTTGTGTACTGCCAGattctctgcctccttcccctgACCGCCACTCCCCACTGTGGAACCCAAATAAAGAGTACGAAGACCTGCTAGACTATACTTATCCACTGAGGCCTGGGCCCCACATCCCAAAGCAACTTGACAGCCACATGCTAGCTGACCCTGTCCTGCAAGATTCAGGTATAGACCTGGATAGTTTCTCTGTCTCCCCAGCAAGCACCCTCAAGTCACCCACTAATGTCTCCCCTAATTGCTCACCAGCAGAGGTGCCTGCTCTGCCATTTTCTGAATCCAGAGAGCCAAGCCTTAAGCCATGGCCCTCTAGAGTACCCCAGAAGCAAGATAGCATGAGCCTGGCATCTTGGAGCCAGCTCACATCCACCCCTAGACCCCCAGGCAATAGGGATGCTCCTTGGAAGAGCAGAGAGGCAGCCCTGAGGAACACAAGGGACTGGCTTCCCGTGGGCAAACACCTGGATGTAGACTCTTCCCAGCTGAAGACAACAAGGGACGGAGGACGGCCCTCACCCaggccagagagagagaagagggtgaGCCAGAGTGTCCAGCATCCTTCCTGTATGGAGTCTAAATGGAAATCAGAAGAGGAGGTAGAAAGTGATGACGAGTATCTTGCCTTACCCACTCGGCTGACGCAGGTTTCTAGTCTGGTTTCCTACCTAGGTGCCATTCCCACCTTGGTGACCCTGCCCACTAGGGCTACCAAGGGGCAAAGATCCTTGGAAGTGTGGGACAACAATGGAACAGCTTCCCCCGCTTCAGACTCCAGTCAAAGCCAGCTTCTTTCTGGGGCTGCCTTCCAAGGGTCTGCCTGCCCTGAGGGCCAGAGTCCCTGCTTCCTGAACTCCTTTGTTCGTGCCCAAAACTCTACAGAGGAAGGCAGTCAAGTGAGCAGCCAGGCCCTTGGGGTCTCTTCTGGACTGCTGAAGACACGCCCCTCCTTGTCAGCTGTGTCCGACAGGTGGCCATTCTCAGACCTGGATGCTGGAGGGTATTTTCCCAGGAAGGCTGGCGAGCAGGGGAAAGCCTCACTGGTGCAGTGTGTGCAGGTAAAGACGCTTAGCATGGGGAGAGGCTTTACCtgattcttcctcctcctgcctctcacAGGGTGCTAGACTTGCTGACCAAGCACTtttcatgtgccaggcactgtgctattcCTTACATTGCTTGGTCCTCACTACTCTGACCAGATAGGCACTGTTCTCTTT
Protein-coding sequences here:
- the Cep68 gene encoding centrosomal protein of 68 kDa, with amino-acid sequence MALGEEEAEVEASVSTKAQSCRRQSCQDRELPPQGPEPEQPPCLEAKRSTVSSEWEAEGLPAPACWPEADPGSASGAYLACAITSREPIVDGYKTAFCGPLPPASMGTRDLLPSAESQMEETKLSVSEELSQSVSVPRTTALCSGHDADTEDNPSSGDSPLGLGLSQQPHLSSFPFLSRWKPMVSPGAPPLSSKSISVSSMASSLQGHQEKVEPQNNSFAKVSSLELVIPQGLPSVMGPGPRLQGSSRPLVSGGDATGQGRRHLSFQAEYWACVLPDSLPPSPDRHSPLWNPNKEYEDLLDYTYPLRPGPHIPKQLDSHMLADPVLQDSGIDLDSFSVSPASTLKSPTNVSPNCSPAEVPALPFSESREPSLKPWPSRVPQKQDSMSLASWSQLTSTPRPPGNRDAPWKSREAALRNTRDWLPVGKHLDVDSSQLKTTRDGGRPSPRPEREKRVSQSVQHPSCMESKWKSEEEVESDDEYLALPTRLTQVSSLVSYLGAIPTLVTLPTRATKGQRSLEVWDNNGTASPASDSSQSQLLSGAAFQGSACPEGQSPCFLNSFVRAQNSTEEGSQVSSQALGVSSGLLKTRPSLSAVSDRWPFSDLDAGGYFPRKAGEQGKASLVQCVQTFCCQLEELIHWLYNVTDVTDLGTAPRSSLTGLKSSLQLYRQFKKDIDEHQSLTESVLEKGEILLQCLLDNTPVLKDVLGRIEKQSGELESHADRLYDSVLASLDMLAGCTLFPDKPVTAKERPCEGV